CAGGAGGGGAGCTGCagctgctctgtgtgtgtgtatgcaagtGTGCGGGCAGGGTTTAGACACGTTCATTGAAGAGAATCCGTGTGTGCTatgaacaaaaacagaaaaaaaattctttgaacaTAAGAGCTAGAACGGAGACTTCAAGAGACTATAGAATGTTCATAGTGAACCCAAGTTATCTGACATACTTAGCACTTTATGGAGCAAAGTGCAATgcaaatataccaagcaaataatTATTGAGCTGAATGACATCTGTGCTCCTTATGAAGTGAGAGACTAGTAACAGTCAAAAGCAATTCTTTTCAGAGTGTGGATTcaaaatgtaaaaactgttgatcatatattttaatgaatttaaaaaaagccTGAATATGATAGATACTGTTAAAATGATCTATAATAAAATATCTCTAAATATGACATGCAGATTGGACAAAAGTCAGGAGTCAGTGATGACAAACTGCACAGTAACGACATTCATCCTGCTGGGACTGACAGATGACCCACAGCTGcaggttttgatttttatctttctctttctcacctaCATGTTGAGTGTAACTGGGAACCTGACAATCATCACACTCATCTTACTGGATTCTCACCTCAAGACAGCCATGTACTTCTTTCTACAAAATTTCTCCTTCTTAGAGATCTCATTCACATCTGCCTGTATTCCCAGATACTTGTACAACATAGGAACAGGTGACAAGCTCATTACCTATAGTGCCTGTGCCAGTCAAGTATTTTTTACTGACCTCTTTGGTGTGACAGAATTTTTCCTCCTGGcagccatggcctatgaccgctatgtggccatctgcaaacccCTACACTACGTGACCATCATGAACAGCACAGTCTGCAGAAGACTTATATTTTGCTGTTGGCTGGCTGGTCTGTTTATTATAATCCCCCCACTCATCCTGGGCTTGAATCTGGAATTTTGCAATTTGAATACTATTGATCATTTTTTCTGTGATGCATCTCCCCTCCTGAAGATCTCTTGTTCAAATACTTGGTTCATGGAACAGACTGTTTTAATCTGTGCTGTGCTGACTTTCATTATGACACTTATGTGTGTCTTTCTGTCCTACATTTATATCATCAAGACAATTCTAGGATTTCTGTCTGcccagcaaaagaaaaaagccttTTCTACTTGTTCTTCCCACATGATTGTGGCTTCTATCACCTATGGCAGCTGCATCTTCATCTACATTAAACCTTCAGCAAAGAATTCAGTGGCCATTAATAAGGGTGTGACAGTGCTCACCACTTCCATCGCCCCCATGCTGAATCCCTTCATTTACACCCTGAGGAACAAGCAAGTAAAACAGGCCTTCAATGACTCAATGAAAAGAAttgta
The DNA window shown above is from Elephas maximus indicus isolate mEleMax1 chromosome 4, mEleMax1 primary haplotype, whole genome shotgun sequence and carries:
- the LOC126075603 gene encoding olfactory receptor 6C2-like, encoding MTNCTVTTFILLGLTDDPQLQVLIFIFLFLTYMLSVTGNLTIITLILLDSHLKTAMYFFLQNFSFLEISFTSACIPRYLYNIGTGDKLITYSACASQVFFTDLFGVTEFFLLAAMAYDRYVAICKPLHYVTIMNSTVCRRLIFCCWLAGLFIIIPPLILGLNLEFCNLNTIDHFFCDASPLLKISCSNTWFMEQTVLICAVLTFIMTLMCVFLSYIYIIKTILGFLSAQQKKKAFSTCSSHMIVASITYGSCIFIYIKPSAKNSVAINKGVTVLTTSIAPMLNPFIYTLRNKQVKQAFNDSMKRIVIFSKK